A genomic window from Streptomyces sp. HUAS YS2 includes:
- the tal gene encoding transaldolase → MTDALKRLSDEGVAIWLDDLSRKRITSGNLAELIDQSHVVGVTTNPSIFQKAISHGDGYEQQLADLAARKVTVDEAIRMITTADVRDAADILRPVFDATDGQDGRVSIEVDPRLAHDTTATIAEAKQLAWLVDRPNTLIKIPATKAGLPAITEVIGLGISVNVTLIFSLERYRAVMDAYLAGLEKARERGLDLSKIHSVASFFVSRVDTEIDKRLDAIGTDEAKGLKGKAALANARLAYEAFEEVFSSDRWAALDKAQANKQRPLWASTGVKDPAYKDTLYVVDLVAPGTVNTMPEATLDATADHGVVAGDTVRGTYDQSRAELAAVEKLGISYDDVVQLLEDEGVDKFEASWNDLLKSTEAELDRLAPSEA, encoded by the coding sequence ATGACAGACGCACTCAAGCGCCTCTCCGACGAAGGCGTCGCGATCTGGCTGGACGACCTCTCGCGCAAGCGGATCACGTCCGGCAACCTCGCCGAGCTCATCGACCAGAGCCACGTGGTCGGCGTGACCACCAACCCGTCGATCTTCCAGAAGGCCATCTCGCACGGCGACGGGTACGAGCAGCAGCTCGCGGACCTCGCCGCCCGCAAGGTGACCGTCGACGAGGCCATCCGCATGATCACGACGGCGGACGTCCGTGACGCCGCCGACATCCTGCGCCCGGTCTTCGACGCGACGGACGGCCAGGACGGCCGGGTCTCCATCGAGGTCGACCCCCGTCTGGCCCACGACACGACGGCCACCATCGCCGAGGCCAAGCAGCTGGCCTGGCTGGTGGACCGCCCCAACACGCTCATCAAGATTCCGGCCACCAAGGCGGGTCTGCCGGCGATCACCGAGGTCATCGGCCTCGGCATCAGCGTCAACGTGACGCTGATCTTCTCGCTGGAGCGCTACCGCGCGGTCATGGACGCGTACCTGGCCGGTCTGGAGAAGGCCCGCGAGCGCGGCCTGGATCTCTCCAAGATCCACTCCGTGGCGTCCTTCTTCGTCTCCCGCGTGGACACCGAGATCGACAAGCGCCTGGACGCGATCGGCACCGACGAGGCCAAGGGCCTCAAGGGCAAGGCCGCGCTGGCCAACGCCCGGCTGGCCTACGAGGCGTTCGAGGAGGTCTTCTCCTCGGACCGCTGGGCCGCGCTCGACAAGGCGCAGGCCAACAAGCAGCGTCCGCTGTGGGCCTCGACCGGCGTCAAGGATCCGGCCTACAAGGACACCCTGTACGTGGTCGACCTGGTCGCGCCCGGCACGGTGAACACCATGCCGGAGGCCACTCTGGACGCCACCGCCGACCACGGCGTGGTGGCCGGGGACACCGTCCGCGGCACGTACGACCAGTCGCGTGCCGAACTGGCCGCGGTCGAGAAGCTGGGCATCTCGTACGACGACGTCGTCCAGCTCCTCGAGGACGAGGGCGTCGACAAGTTCGAGGCGTCCTGGAACGACCTGCTCAAGTCCACCGAGGCAGAGCTCGACCGCCTCGCACCTTCGGAGGCGTAA
- the tkt gene encoding transketolase: MSTKPTTTDLEWTELDQRAVDTARILAADAVQKVGNGHPGTAMSLAPAAYTLFQKVMRHDPADPEWVGRDRFVLSAGHSSLTLYTQLYLGGFGLELDDLKAFRTWGSKTPGHPEYGHTAGVETTTGPLGQGVANAVGMAMAARYERGLFDPEAAPGTSPFDHHIYAIAGDGCLQEGISAEASSLAGHQKLGNLILLWDDNHISIEGDTETAVSEDTMKRYEAYGWHVQRVEPQANGDLDPAALYAAIRAAEAETERPSFIAMRSIIAWPAPNAQNTEAAHGSALGDEEIAATKRVLGFDPEQTFEVTDEVIDHTRGLGDRGREARAGWEKSLAEWRTANPERAAEFDRIQANELPAGWEEALPVFEAGKGIATRAASGKVLQALGAVIPELWGGSADLAGSNNTTIDKSSSFLPEGNPLPEADPYGRTIHYGIREHSMAAEMNGIALHGNTRIYGGTFLVFSDYMRNAVRLSALMHLPVTYVWTHDSIGLGEDGPTHQPVEHLASLRAIPGLNVVRPADANETAIAWREIVKRHTKVFGKGAPHGLALTRQGVPTYAPNEDAAKGGYVLFDADGGEPQVVLIGTGSEVQLAVEAREQLQAAGIPTRVVSMPSVEWFEEQDQAYKDSVLPPSVKARVAVEAGIGLTWHKYVGDAGRIVSLEHFGASADAKVLFREFGFTADAVAAAARESLEAAAR; this comes from the coding sequence GTGAGCACTAAGCCGACCACCACAGACCTCGAGTGGACCGAATTGGACCAGCGGGCCGTGGACACCGCCCGCATCCTGGCCGCGGACGCCGTACAGAAGGTCGGCAACGGCCATCCCGGTACGGCCATGAGCCTGGCCCCCGCCGCGTACACCCTCTTCCAGAAGGTGATGCGCCACGACCCGGCCGACCCGGAGTGGGTGGGCCGCGACCGGTTCGTGCTCTCCGCGGGCCACTCGTCCCTGACCCTCTACACCCAGCTGTACCTGGGCGGCTTCGGTCTCGAGCTGGACGACCTGAAGGCGTTCCGCACCTGGGGCTCGAAGACCCCCGGTCACCCGGAGTACGGCCACACCGCGGGCGTCGAGACGACCACCGGCCCGCTGGGCCAGGGCGTCGCCAACGCCGTGGGCATGGCGATGGCCGCCCGCTACGAGCGCGGTCTGTTCGACCCGGAGGCGGCCCCCGGCACCTCCCCGTTCGACCACCACATCTACGCGATCGCCGGTGACGGCTGCCTCCAGGAGGGCATCTCCGCCGAGGCGTCCTCGCTGGCCGGTCACCAGAAGCTCGGCAACCTGATCCTGCTGTGGGACGACAACCACATCTCGATCGAGGGCGACACCGAGACCGCCGTGTCCGAGGACACGATGAAGCGGTACGAGGCGTACGGCTGGCACGTCCAGCGCGTGGAGCCGCAGGCCAACGGCGACCTGGACCCGGCGGCGCTGTACGCCGCGATCCGCGCCGCCGAGGCGGAGACCGAGCGCCCGTCGTTCATCGCGATGCGCTCGATCATCGCCTGGCCCGCCCCGAACGCCCAGAACACCGAGGCCGCGCACGGCTCGGCCCTCGGCGACGAGGAGATCGCGGCCACCAAGCGCGTCCTGGGCTTCGACCCGGAGCAGACCTTCGAGGTCACCGACGAGGTCATCGACCACACCCGCGGGCTCGGCGACCGCGGCCGCGAGGCCCGCGCCGGGTGGGAGAAGTCGCTGGCCGAGTGGCGCACCGCCAACCCGGAGCGCGCCGCCGAGTTCGACCGCATCCAGGCGAACGAGCTGCCCGCGGGCTGGGAGGAAGCCCTTCCGGTCTTCGAGGCGGGCAAGGGCATCGCGACCCGTGCCGCCTCGGGCAAGGTCCTGCAGGCGCTCGGCGCCGTGATCCCGGAGCTGTGGGGCGGCTCGGCCGACCTGGCCGGCTCGAACAACACGACGATCGACAAGTCGTCGTCGTTCCTGCCCGAGGGCAACCCGCTGCCGGAGGCGGACCCGTACGGCCGCACGATCCACTACGGCATCCGCGAGCACTCGATGGCCGCCGAGATGAACGGCATCGCGCTGCACGGCAACACCCGCATCTACGGCGGCACCTTCCTGGTGTTCTCCGACTACATGCGCAACGCGGTGCGGCTGTCCGCGCTGATGCACCTGCCGGTGACCTACGTCTGGACGCACGACTCGATCGGTCTCGGCGAGGACGGCCCGACGCACCAGCCGGTCGAGCACCTGGCGTCGCTGCGCGCGATCCCCGGTCTGAACGTCGTCCGTCCGGCGGACGCGAACGAGACCGCGATCGCCTGGCGCGAGATCGTCAAGCGCCACACGAAGGTGTTCGGCAAGGGGGCCCCGCACGGCCTCGCGCTGACCCGCCAGGGCGTGCCGACCTACGCGCCGAACGAGGACGCGGCCAAGGGCGGCTACGTGCTGTTCGACGCCGACGGCGGCGAGCCGCAGGTCGTGCTCATCGGCACCGGCTCCGAGGTGCAGCTCGCCGTCGAGGCGCGCGAGCAGCTGCAGGCCGCCGGCATCCCGACCCGGGTGGTCTCGATGCCGTCGGTGGAGTGGTTCGAGGAGCAGGACCAGGCGTACAAGGACTCCGTCCTGCCGCCGTCGGTGAAGGCCCGCGTCGCGGTCGAGGCGGGCATCGGCCTGACCTGGCACAAGTACGTCGGCGACGCCGGCCGGATCGTCTCGCTTGAGCACTTCGGTGCTTCGGCGGACGCGAAGGTGCTGTTCCGCGAGTTCGGCTTCACGGCCGACGCGGTGGCCGCCGCCGCCCGGGAATCTCTCGAAGCCGCAGCGCGCTGA